The Streptomyces sp. Je 1-332 genome has a window encoding:
- a CDS encoding FUSC family protein produces the protein MSSAPPPSPRPSGPSRARRLPLAGVLRPGKPSDIWFKPASSVVVATAIPNLTLLALGRLDLVMYTMAGSFCALYTHNLPYAARGRALAGVVLGMLAGVGIAMVAASLTSSAAVLVAVGALLAAAQKTLCDATRIGPPGHLIFTFISSATLFAPQAIEQVPGHLALTLGAGAVAWLVGMAPALVRPHGPERRATARALRATAAYVEAAGPGRERARPAAAAAVHAAWQSLLAAGARTAARRALERLVIRAEEALAAPSAADPALLRSWADGLRGTGAVPRPGGIRSAADDELLGVEAELAAAQSDRASLWRRLGPGSPLLPIALRTAVGCALAGYASLALGVGRPYWALVTAASLYQANVTLTWNRGVQRVVGNLVGVLAFAAIAPLAHLSHAALIFCCLALAFGAEALIGRNYWLGSVCVTPMALLVTEFARFQQPGELMLDRVVDTFVGALLGVVAAIAVTNRRAADHIELAIDATDRARAHAEQALAAPLPTPGTLRPARRGLTAALVDLRTAHDAAAGEWWQRALPEQRVLAAEQAGHRTLAATVRGLEHGERVRA, from the coding sequence ATGAGCAGTGCGCCACCCCCTTCGCCCCGCCCCTCCGGCCCCTCCCGCGCCCGTCGCCTCCCGCTCGCCGGTGTGCTGCGTCCGGGCAAGCCGTCCGACATCTGGTTCAAGCCCGCGTCGAGCGTGGTCGTCGCCACCGCGATACCGAATCTGACGCTCCTCGCGCTCGGTCGCCTCGACCTCGTCATGTACACGATGGCCGGATCGTTCTGCGCCCTCTACACCCACAACCTCCCGTACGCCGCGCGGGGCCGCGCCCTGGCCGGGGTTGTCCTTGGCATGCTCGCCGGCGTCGGCATCGCCATGGTCGCCGCCTCGCTCACCTCGTCGGCGGCGGTGCTCGTGGCGGTCGGAGCGCTGCTCGCCGCCGCGCAGAAGACGCTCTGCGACGCCACCCGCATCGGCCCGCCGGGCCACCTCATCTTCACGTTCATCAGCTCCGCCACGCTGTTCGCGCCGCAGGCCATCGAACAGGTCCCCGGCCACCTCGCCCTGACGCTCGGCGCGGGCGCCGTGGCCTGGCTGGTCGGCATGGCCCCCGCCCTGGTGCGCCCGCACGGCCCCGAACGCCGGGCCACCGCGCGGGCCCTGCGGGCGACGGCCGCGTACGTCGAGGCCGCGGGCCCCGGCCGTGAGCGCGCCCGCCCCGCTGCGGCGGCGGCCGTCCACGCGGCCTGGCAGTCACTGCTCGCCGCCGGTGCCCGCACCGCGGCGCGCCGCGCCCTGGAGCGCCTGGTCATCCGCGCCGAGGAAGCCCTGGCGGCGCCGTCCGCCGCGGACCCCGCGCTGCTGCGTTCCTGGGCGGACGGTCTGCGCGGCACAGGAGCGGTGCCGCGCCCCGGCGGCATACGAAGTGCCGCGGACGATGAACTCCTCGGAGTGGAAGCGGAGTTGGCGGCTGCGCAGTCGGACAGGGCCTCCCTGTGGCGGCGCCTCGGCCCCGGATCACCCCTGCTGCCCATCGCGCTGCGCACGGCGGTCGGCTGCGCGCTCGCGGGATACGCGTCGTTGGCCCTCGGCGTCGGCCGCCCCTACTGGGCCCTCGTCACGGCGGCGTCCCTCTACCAGGCCAATGTCACGCTCACCTGGAACAGAGGAGTGCAACGCGTCGTCGGCAACCTCGTCGGAGTACTCGCCTTTGCCGCGATCGCCCCGCTGGCCCACCTCAGCCACGCCGCGCTGATCTTCTGCTGCCTGGCGCTCGCCTTCGGGGCGGAGGCGCTGATCGGCCGCAACTACTGGCTGGGCAGTGTGTGCGTCACGCCGATGGCGCTCCTCGTCACCGAGTTCGCACGGTTCCAGCAGCCCGGAGAGCTCATGCTCGACCGGGTCGTGGACACGTTCGTCGGCGCGCTGCTCGGCGTCGTCGCGGCGATCGCCGTCACCAACCGGCGCGCCGCCGACCACATCGAGCTGGCCATCGACGCCACGGACCGGGCCCGCGCCCACGCCGAACAGGCCCTGGCGGCCCCGCTCCCCACCCCCGGCACCCTGCGCCCGGCGCGCCGCGGCCTGACGGCCGCGCTCGTCGACCTGCGCACCGCCCATGACGCGGCGGCGGGCGAATGGTGGCAGCGCGCCCTGCCGGAGCAGCGGGTGCTGGCCGCCGAGCAGGCCGGACACCGTACGCTCGCGGCGACGGTACGAGGCCTGGAGCACGGCGAACGCGTACGGGCGTGA
- a CDS encoding M56 family metallopeptidase produces MLLPVALLLLGALTAVVAPRLLARADWPEREPVVALWAWQCVVAGVLMCCALSMTLSAAAAWQAVRGHVFAPAPHDVVEAYALGAGGSWAPATAVALALGGVWTAAMLTREIARARSRRRKGRAELLLRAPLLPGEEPGADRLVVLEGERPDAWWLPGAAPQLVITTAALRRLKGRQLDAVLAHEQGHAQARHDWLLHCSGALATGFPQVPVFAAFRDEMHRLVELAADDVASRRFGRLTIALALIELNEDRGVFGPCPTPQAHVPQRVHRLLSARPRLTAGRRLRLTAAAALVPVVPLLVTFVPGLHALG; encoded by the coding sequence ATGTTGCTCCCCGTTGCGCTGTTGCTGCTGGGCGCCCTCACCGCCGTCGTCGCTCCGCGCCTCCTCGCACGCGCCGACTGGCCGGAGCGTGAACCGGTGGTCGCGCTGTGGGCGTGGCAGTGCGTCGTGGCGGGTGTGCTCATGTGCTGCGCCCTGTCGATGACCCTGAGCGCCGCCGCCGCGTGGCAGGCGGTGCGCGGCCACGTCTTCGCGCCCGCCCCGCACGATGTCGTCGAGGCGTACGCGCTCGGTGCGGGCGGCTCCTGGGCTCCTGCGACGGCCGTGGCGCTGGCCCTCGGCGGGGTGTGGACCGCGGCGATGCTGACCCGGGAGATCGCCCGGGCTCGGTCGAGGCGGCGCAAGGGGCGCGCCGAACTCCTGCTGCGCGCACCGCTGTTGCCCGGCGAGGAACCCGGCGCCGACCGTCTCGTCGTCCTGGAGGGTGAGCGGCCCGACGCCTGGTGGCTGCCGGGGGCGGCGCCCCAACTGGTCATCACCACCGCTGCTTTGCGGCGCCTGAAGGGCCGTCAGCTGGATGCGGTGCTCGCCCATGAGCAAGGGCACGCGCAGGCACGGCACGACTGGCTCCTGCACTGCTCGGGCGCGCTGGCCACGGGGTTCCCGCAGGTGCCTGTCTTCGCCGCGTTCCGGGACGAGATGCACCGCCTGGTCGAGCTGGCCGCCGACGACGTGGCCTCGCGGCGCTTCGGGCGGCTCACGATCGCCCTGGCGCTGATCGAGCTCAACGAGGACCGCGGCGTGTTCGGCCCCTGTCCGACACCGCAGGCCCACGTGCCGCAGCGGGTGCACCGCCTGCTCTCCGCGCGCCCCCGCCTCACCGCGGGCCGGCGACTGCGCCTGACGGCCGCCGCGGCACTGGTCCCGGTGGTCCCGCTCCTGGTGACGTTCGTGCCGGGGTTGCACGCACTGGGGTAA
- a CDS encoding DUF5134 domain-containing protein has protein sequence MHGPAQAGWLLVALCAATGAYCLLRMRSRIEAQRHTAGSEALMGFGMALMALPAAVIAPPRWAWLGYAVVFGAAALRALWAARHNRHHLHHLVGACAMVYMAAAMAATPTAHAGHGGGGAPALTGALLLYFAGYVLWSGARLLPVPTLAAAEGGGGGAGAVMGWGDRTELAMACRLSMGIAMIAMLLTL, from the coding sequence GTGCACGGACCGGCGCAGGCCGGCTGGCTGCTCGTCGCGCTGTGCGCGGCGACCGGGGCCTACTGTCTGCTGCGGATGCGCAGCAGGATCGAGGCACAGCGCCACACCGCCGGCAGTGAGGCACTCATGGGGTTCGGAATGGCCCTGATGGCCCTGCCCGCGGCCGTGATCGCCCCGCCCCGGTGGGCCTGGCTGGGGTACGCGGTCGTGTTCGGCGCGGCAGCACTCCGCGCGCTCTGGGCGGCCCGGCACAACCGGCACCACCTTCATCACCTGGTCGGCGCGTGCGCCATGGTCTACATGGCGGCGGCCATGGCCGCGACGCCCACCGCGCACGCGGGTCACGGGGGCGGGGGCGCCCCGGCACTCACCGGGGCACTGCTGCTCTACTTCGCCGGGTACGTGCTGTGGTCGGGCGCCCGCCTGCTGCCCGTCCCGACGCTCGCGGCGGCGGAAGGCGGGGGCGGTGGCGCCGGCGCGGTCATGGGGTGGGGTGACCGTACCGAACTGGCGATGGCGTGCCGCCTGTCCATGGGGATCGCCATGATCGCGATGCTGCTGACGCTGTAG
- a CDS encoding DUF2630 family protein: protein MDQEQILSRIASMVDDERTLRESLASGAIDEATERARLGVLERELDQCWDLLRQRRAKAEFGENPDEARVRPAAEVENYRS, encoded by the coding sequence ATGGATCAAGAGCAGATTCTGTCCCGGATCGCGTCGATGGTCGACGACGAGCGGACGCTGCGGGAATCACTGGCGTCGGGCGCGATCGACGAGGCGACGGAGCGTGCGAGGCTCGGCGTGCTCGAGCGTGAACTCGACCAGTGCTGGGACCTGCTGCGCCAGCGGCGCGCGAAGGCGGAGTTCGGCGAGAACCCGGACGAGGCACGGGTGCGGCCGGCCGCCGAGGTCGAGAACTACCGGTCATAG
- a CDS encoding penicillin acylase family protein — protein sequence MPDSDSFEVPGLDDPVEIRIDQWGVPHLYAASQDDLFLAQGFNAARDRLFQLDLWRRRGLGLLAEVLGERYAEHDRAARLFLYRGDMGEEWRAYGDDTERVTTSFVAGINAYVSMCRTDTTQLPPEFALLGYEPAYWQPSDVARIRSHGLQYNLRDEVTRALTLRDHGPEAEELRRRREPAPHELRVPEGLDLSVIPADVLRVYEMATMPPWAAEAAPRQGLDGSNNWVIAPSRTATGRPLLANDPHRGIALPALRYLAHLSAPGIDAIGAGEPALPGISIGHNGHVAFGLTIFPIDQEDLYVYRTNPANPHEYWYEDRWEPMTRVAESIPVRDGDAVRADLWFTRHGPVIRELPERNAAFAVRAAWLGPGMAPYLGSMDYMRAATPDAFVAAMRRWGAPGENQVYAAPDGTIGWRPAGRVPVRPGWDGTLPVPGDGRYEWDGFLDVEELPSARDPAEGWLATANQLNLPARYPNAEKTVTYDWYAPTRHDRITEELDAHAAWTVEDCVRLQTDYVSLPARRIQRLLAESADADTPPPAATPSGDRLPAALAILREWDARLTVDSPGAALFEAWYRRHLRPALLARALDGIVGEEQRERALARVLPVEDAAADPRVDLELLGRDPDPELLLGTLSAAVDELTVLLGDDPDTWSWGGLHHAHPHHPIVALLDGPAPEWASVGPVPRGGSGDTVGAAAYGAGFGQTAGATFRIVVDVGSWDDSVAMNSPGQSGVPGSPHYDDLFASWAADDSFPLLYSREAVEKHTRRTITLRPPAATAQAADPKGR from the coding sequence ATGCCGGACAGTGACAGTTTCGAGGTGCCGGGGCTCGACGATCCCGTGGAGATCCGGATCGATCAGTGGGGCGTCCCGCATCTGTACGCCGCGTCCCAGGACGACCTCTTCCTGGCCCAGGGCTTCAACGCGGCCCGCGACCGCCTCTTCCAGCTCGACCTGTGGCGGCGCCGCGGACTCGGTCTGCTCGCCGAGGTGCTGGGGGAGCGGTACGCCGAACACGACCGCGCGGCACGGCTGTTCCTCTACCGCGGCGACATGGGCGAGGAGTGGCGGGCGTACGGCGACGACACGGAGCGGGTGACGACATCCTTCGTCGCCGGCATCAACGCCTACGTGTCGATGTGCCGCACGGACACGACGCAACTCCCGCCCGAATTCGCCCTCTTGGGCTATGAGCCCGCCTACTGGCAGCCGTCCGACGTGGCCCGCATCCGCAGCCACGGCCTCCAGTACAACCTCCGCGACGAAGTCACCCGAGCGCTCACCCTGCGCGACCACGGCCCCGAGGCGGAGGAGCTGCGCCGCCGACGCGAGCCCGCCCCGCACGAACTGCGCGTCCCCGAGGGCCTCGATCTGTCCGTCATCCCCGCCGACGTCCTGCGCGTGTACGAGATGGCCACCATGCCCCCGTGGGCCGCGGAAGCGGCGCCCCGCCAGGGCCTCGACGGCTCCAACAACTGGGTCATCGCCCCGTCCCGCACCGCCACCGGGCGCCCCCTCCTGGCCAACGACCCGCACCGCGGGATCGCCCTGCCCGCCCTGCGCTACCTCGCGCACCTCTCGGCGCCCGGCATCGATGCCATCGGAGCGGGCGAACCTGCCCTGCCCGGCATCTCCATCGGCCACAACGGCCACGTCGCCTTCGGCCTGACGATCTTCCCGATCGACCAGGAGGACCTGTACGTCTACCGCACCAACCCGGCGAACCCGCACGAGTACTGGTACGAGGACCGCTGGGAGCCGATGACACGCGTAGCGGAGTCGATCCCGGTGCGCGACGGTGACGCGGTCAGGGCCGACCTGTGGTTCACCCGCCACGGCCCGGTGATCCGCGAACTCCCCGAACGCAACGCCGCGTTCGCGGTCCGCGCGGCCTGGCTCGGCCCCGGTATGGCCCCCTACCTCGGCAGCATGGACTACATGCGGGCCGCGACCCCCGACGCGTTCGTGGCGGCGATGCGCCGCTGGGGAGCGCCCGGCGAGAACCAGGTCTACGCCGCTCCCGACGGCACGATCGGCTGGCGCCCCGCGGGACGGGTCCCCGTCCGCCCCGGCTGGGACGGCACGCTCCCGGTACCGGGCGACGGCCGCTACGAATGGGACGGTTTCCTGGACGTCGAGGAACTGCCCTCGGCCCGCGACCCGGCCGAGGGCTGGCTCGCCACGGCCAACCAACTCAACCTGCCGGCGAGGTACCCGAATGCGGAGAAGACGGTGACGTACGACTGGTACGCACCGACCCGCCACGACCGCATCACGGAGGAACTGGACGCGCACGCGGCGTGGACGGTCGAGGACTGCGTACGACTACAGACGGATTACGTGAGCCTGCCGGCTCGGCGGATACAGCGACTGCTCGCGGAGTCGGCGGACGCAGATACCCCGCCCCCGGCCGCGACGCCCTCCGGGGACCGTCTCCCCGCCGCTCTCGCGATCCTTCGCGAATGGGACGCCCGGCTCACCGTCGACTCGCCCGGTGCCGCCCTCTTCGAGGCGTGGTACCGGCGGCATCTGCGGCCCGCACTCCTGGCGCGGGCCCTTGACGGGATCGTGGGCGAGGAGCAGCGGGAACGGGCGCTGGCGCGGGTTCTGCCCGTTGAGGATGCCGCTGCGGATCCCCGCGTCGATCTGGAGCTCCTCGGCCGTGACCCGGATCCCGAACTGCTGCTCGGCACGCTCTCCGCGGCCGTCGACGAACTCACCGTGCTCCTGGGGGACGATCCGGACACCTGGTCGTGGGGCGGCCTCCATCACGCCCACCCGCACCATCCCATCGTCGCCCTGCTCGACGGGCCCGCACCGGAGTGGGCATCCGTGGGGCCCGTTCCGCGCGGCGGCAGCGGGGACACCGTCGGCGCCGCCGCCTACGGGGCCGGGTTCGGGCAGACCGCGGGGGCCACCTTCCGGATCGTCGTGGACGTCGGCTCCTGGGACGACTCCGTGGCGATGAACTCACCGGGGCAGTCCGGCGTTCCGGGCAGCCCGCACTACGACGACCTGTTCGCGAGCTGGGCCGCCGACGACTCCTTCCCGCTGCTCTACTCGCGCGAGGCGGTGGAGAAGCACACGCGGCGGACCATCACGCTGCGGCCGCCCGCCGCGACGGCTCAGGCCGCCGACCCGAAGGGCAGATAG
- a CDS encoding DUF917 domain-containing protein — protein sequence MREITLDNLDDIARGAGILGTGGGGDPYIGKLLAREAIRAHGPVRVARIDEVDAEATVVPISGMGAPTVLLERVPSGRENLAALRALERHLGRRATHLTPLEVGGVNSMLPIACAAQTGLPLVDGDAMGRAFPEAQMVLPGLAGISNSPMALADDKGNTVVVEAVDNHAAERIARAVCVELGCQISCADTVLRGDQLADGLVPATLTLAGRLGAVVREARAAHGDPVAAARAMLHGVPLLTGKVTDVSRRTEGGFARGHARVEGTRGEAGRVLELGFQNEHLMATRDGAPVATTPDLICVLDSETGDPVTTEGLRYGLRVSVFTARCDPRWTTPAGLALTGPRCFGYEVDYLPFGSAA from the coding sequence GTGCGTGAGATCACCCTCGACAACCTCGACGACATCGCCCGGGGCGCCGGCATCCTCGGCACGGGCGGGGGCGGCGACCCCTACATCGGCAAGCTGCTCGCCCGCGAGGCGATCCGCGCGCACGGTCCGGTGCGGGTCGCCCGCATCGACGAGGTCGACGCCGAGGCGACGGTGGTCCCCATCTCCGGCATGGGCGCGCCCACCGTCCTTTTGGAGCGGGTGCCGAGCGGGCGCGAGAACCTGGCGGCGCTGCGTGCCCTGGAGCGCCACTTGGGGCGCCGGGCCACGCATCTCACGCCGCTGGAGGTCGGCGGGGTCAACTCGATGCTGCCGATCGCGTGCGCCGCGCAGACCGGGCTGCCGCTCGTGGACGGGGACGCGATGGGGCGGGCCTTCCCCGAGGCGCAGATGGTGCTGCCCGGTCTCGCCGGGATCAGCAACTCGCCGATGGCGCTGGCGGACGACAAGGGCAACACCGTCGTCGTCGAGGCCGTCGACAATCACGCGGCCGAGCGGATCGCCCGTGCGGTGTGCGTGGAACTCGGCTGCCAGATCAGCTGCGCCGACACGGTGCTGCGGGGCGATCAACTCGCCGACGGTCTCGTCCCCGCGACGCTGACGCTCGCCGGACGGCTCGGCGCGGTGGTACGCGAGGCGCGCGCCGCGCACGGCGATCCGGTGGCGGCTGCGCGGGCGATGCTGCACGGAGTCCCCCTCCTGACGGGCAAGGTGACCGACGTGAGCCGCCGCACGGAGGGGGGCTTCGCGCGCGGTCACGCCCGCGTCGAGGGGACGCGGGGCGAGGCGGGCCGCGTGCTCGAACTGGGCTTCCAGAACGAGCACTTGATGGCCACGCGTGACGGGGCGCCGGTGGCTACCACGCCCGACCTGATCTGTGTCCTGGACAGCGAGACCGGTGACCCGGTGACCACGGAGGGCCTGCGTTACGGCCTGCGTGTCAGCGTCTTCACCGCCCGCTGCGATCCGCGCTGGACCACTCCGGCCGGCCTCGCGCTGACCGGCCCCCGTTGCTTCGGGTACGAAGTGGACTATCTGCCCTTCGGGTCGGCGGCCTGA
- a CDS encoding phosphatase PAP2 family protein, which translates to MHPAAPLDSPPGPPPAPRPRRPRAPLVAGLLCVPALLLIILVELEWGPLGTVDGDIARTTHRWAVANDGLTHASRILTDWVWDPWTMRALITTAVVWLAFRGAHWLALWLAVTCAVGTVVQQGLKAAVDKPRPTWPDPVDSAHFAAFPSGHAMTATVVCGLILWLLRVYGVGPAAWRTAVALAAVSVVGVGVTRIWNGVHWPSDVVGGWLLGALMVALAIATYAYRPGTRPGTHPTETP; encoded by the coding sequence ATGCACCCCGCCGCACCGCTCGATTCGCCGCCCGGCCCGCCCCCCGCGCCCCGACCGCGAAGGCCCCGCGCCCCGCTCGTCGCCGGGCTCCTGTGCGTCCCCGCGCTCCTGCTGATCATCCTGGTCGAGCTGGAGTGGGGCCCGCTCGGCACCGTCGACGGCGACATCGCGCGCACCACGCACCGCTGGGCCGTCGCGAACGACGGCCTCACCCACGCGAGCCGCATCCTGACCGACTGGGTGTGGGACCCGTGGACGATGCGCGCCTTGATCACCACGGCCGTGGTGTGGCTCGCCTTCCGCGGGGCGCACTGGCTCGCTCTGTGGCTCGCGGTCACCTGCGCGGTGGGCACGGTGGTTCAACAGGGCCTCAAGGCGGCGGTCGACAAGCCGCGCCCGACGTGGCCGGACCCGGTGGACTCCGCCCACTTCGCGGCGTTCCCCTCGGGGCACGCCATGACGGCGACGGTGGTCTGCGGTCTGATCCTGTGGCTGCTGCGCGTGTACGGCGTCGGCCCCGCCGCGTGGCGCACGGCCGTCGCACTCGCCGCGGTCTCCGTCGTCGGGGTCGGCGTGACCCGCATCTGGAACGGCGTGCACTGGCCCTCGGACGTCGTCGGCGGCTGGCTCCTCGGCGCGCTGATGGTGGCCCTCGCGATCGCCACGTACGCGTACCGCCCAGGCACTCGCCCAGGCACCCACCCGACCGAAACGCCCTGA
- a CDS encoding DUF3311 domain-containing protein, translated as MPPTAEAGGEQGPPDPAASPLDGLPTLRGVARPSLWLLLVPVLLYGAAPFVANRIEPRVLGVPFLLAWVIAATVVSPLVIWLAARLDPAYRAGAVEPLPGDDLVSGTGTGTGTGTDTEGGRR; from the coding sequence ATGCCCCCCACAGCCGAAGCCGGCGGCGAGCAGGGTCCGCCCGATCCCGCGGCCTCGCCCCTCGACGGCCTCCCCACCCTCCGCGGCGTGGCCCGCCCCTCCCTCTGGCTGCTTCTCGTCCCCGTCCTGCTTTACGGCGCCGCCCCGTTCGTAGCCAACCGCATCGAGCCCCGCGTCCTGGGCGTCCCCTTCCTCCTGGCCTGGGTCATCGCCGCCACGGTGGTCAGTCCGCTGGTCATCTGGCTCGCCGCCCGGCTCGACCCGGCCTACCGCGCGGGCGCCGTCGAACCGCTTCCGGGCGACGACCTCGTCAGCGGCACCGGCACCGGCACCGGCACAGGGACCGACACCGAAGGAGGCCGCCGATGA
- a CDS encoding MarR family winged helix-turn-helix transcriptional regulator — MRNHTDGPTSSRAAPRAKDTDAPPAGSSAAGSGAAYAPRDTVAAVVRQWQAVRPDIDTGPMEVIGRINRCAALLQQAEDAPLRRVGLTRPEFDLLGALRRTGHELTPGELARETFSSGAAVTKRLKQLQERDLVDRRVDTRDRRVSHVGLTDAGRDLVDSILPDQLAYETVVLAGLDEDGQGQLSALLGDLLGQLEGRLGLSPGFGGSRRGAGGEDTLP, encoded by the coding sequence ATGAGGAACCACACCGACGGCCCCACGTCGAGCAGAGCCGCGCCCCGCGCGAAGGACACCGACGCGCCCCCGGCGGGCAGCTCCGCGGCAGGCTCCGGCGCGGCATATGCCCCCCGCGACACCGTCGCCGCCGTCGTGCGGCAGTGGCAGGCCGTGCGGCCGGACATCGACACCGGGCCGATGGAGGTCATCGGTCGTATCAACCGGTGCGCGGCCCTTCTGCAGCAGGCCGAGGACGCGCCGTTGCGCCGGGTCGGCCTGACCCGGCCCGAGTTCGATCTGCTCGGGGCGCTGCGCCGCACCGGTCACGAACTGACCCCGGGCGAACTGGCCCGCGAGACCTTCTCCTCGGGCGCGGCTGTCACCAAGCGCCTCAAGCAGCTCCAGGAGCGGGATCTGGTCGACCGGCGCGTGGACACCCGTGACCGCCGTGTCTCGCATGTCGGCCTGACCGACGCCGGCCGCGACTTGGTCGACTCGATCCTGCCCGACCAACTCGCCTACGAGACCGTGGTCCTCGCGGGGCTCGACGAGGACGGCCAGGGCCAACTCAGCGCGCTGCTGGGGGATTTGCTGGGCCAGCTGGAGGGCCGGCTCGGGCTGTCGCCGGGGTTCGGGGGGTCTCGCCGGGGTGCCGGGGGTGAGGACACTCTTCCCTGA
- a CDS encoding sodium:solute symporter family protein, whose protein sequence is MNGSAAVATTIFALAMAATIGIGLWSARGRSKGLAEWSVSSRGLGVLFIWLLMAGETYTSFSFLGTAGWSYSFGAPILYLVAYLTVGFAVAYVVGPALWTYASRHNLISIADIAEFRFRSRPVGIVVAVVATVFIVPYIQVQIQGMGVVVNAMTYGSVDLKVAAVISFVVAEVFILVSGLRGSAWVSALKDMLVIVAVVFLAVYIPMHYLGGLGDFMRRMVTEKPEWLTFPGHESGGRDAMWFLSTVVLNAVTITIFPTTVAGYLSAKSPNALRRNALLLPWYQLLLFVPMVVGATALFVMPTLGNPDLALFSLVTDSLPSPVVALIGVAGALSAIVPMSVFMLSIGTLWGRTVLGGGNGADPRARRRPPGKAGDANDMRAKRLSQLVCVIAGLIALGGSLFYPNTLVELSVLSYEGLAQLVPVVLLALYWRRLTARAAVAGMLTGLVVMTALWATDNDPYHGVNGGIIALAANLVVLLAVVRIAPGPGPAGAPAANPAAPEESSAETTAKP, encoded by the coding sequence ATGAACGGCTCAGCAGCCGTCGCCACCACCATCTTCGCGCTCGCCATGGCCGCCACCATCGGGATCGGCCTGTGGAGCGCCCGCGGCCGGTCCAAGGGCCTCGCCGAGTGGTCCGTCTCCAGCCGCGGACTCGGCGTCCTGTTCATCTGGCTGCTCATGGCCGGCGAGACGTACACGAGCTTCTCGTTCCTCGGCACCGCGGGCTGGTCGTACTCCTTCGGGGCGCCGATCCTCTACCTCGTCGCCTACCTGACCGTCGGTTTCGCCGTCGCGTACGTCGTCGGGCCCGCCCTGTGGACGTACGCGAGTCGGCACAACCTCATCTCCATCGCGGACATCGCCGAATTCCGGTTCCGCTCACGGCCGGTGGGGATTGTCGTCGCCGTCGTCGCGACGGTCTTCATCGTCCCCTACATCCAGGTGCAGATTCAGGGCATGGGCGTCGTCGTGAACGCGATGACGTACGGCAGTGTCGATCTGAAGGTGGCCGCCGTCATCTCCTTCGTCGTGGCCGAGGTGTTCATCCTCGTGTCCGGGCTGCGCGGTTCGGCGTGGGTCAGCGCGCTCAAGGACATGCTGGTGATCGTCGCCGTCGTGTTCCTCGCCGTGTACATCCCGATGCACTACCTCGGCGGCCTCGGCGACTTCATGCGGCGCATGGTGACCGAGAAGCCCGAGTGGCTGACCTTCCCCGGGCACGAGTCCGGCGGGCGCGACGCCATGTGGTTCCTGAGCACCGTGGTGCTCAACGCCGTGACGATCACCATCTTCCCGACCACCGTCGCGGGCTACCTCAGCGCGAAGAGCCCGAACGCGCTGCGCCGCAACGCGCTGCTCCTGCCCTGGTACCAACTCCTCCTGTTCGTACCGATGGTGGTCGGCGCGACGGCCCTGTTCGTGATGCCGACCCTGGGCAACCCCGACCTGGCGCTCTTCAGCCTCGTCACCGACTCGCTGCCCTCACCCGTCGTCGCGCTCATCGGCGTCGCGGGCGCGCTCTCGGCGATCGTGCCGATGAGCGTCTTCATGCTCTCCATCGGCACGCTGTGGGGGCGCACGGTACTCGGCGGCGGCAACGGCGCCGACCCGCGAGCGCGCCGCCGCCCGCCGGGCAAGGCCGGGGACGCGAACGACATGCGGGCCAAGCGGCTCTCCCAACTGGTCTGCGTCATCGCCGGCCTGATCGCCCTCGGCGGCAGCCTCTTCTACCCCAACACCCTCGTTGAGCTCTCCGTCCTGTCGTACGAGGGTCTGGCGCAGCTGGTGCCTGTCGTGCTCCTGGCCCTGTACTGGCGGCGGTTGACCGCTCGGGCCGCCGTCGCCGGGATGCTCACCGGGCTCGTGGTGATGACCGCGCTGTGGGCCACCGACAACGACCCGTACCACGGGGTGAACGGTGGCATCATCGCCCTCGCGGCCAACCTCGTCGTACTGCTCGCGGTCGTCCGGATCGCGCCGGGTCCCGGGCCGGCCGGGGCACCCGCCGCCAACCCGGCCGCGCCGGAAGAGAGTTCGGCGGAAACCACCGCGAAGCCCTGA